AATTAAAGACTTGAAAACACAGAATGGTTGTTGCATTTGACTTTTATATCAGGATAAGCCAGTAGAGTATTTTACCAGTACAAACATAGTCTCCTTTCATTTTCTTCAAGCTCTTTGAATTAATTCATAATTTACAATCTCATTCATAACAAAACAatctgtatctatctatctatctctaaatgtatctatatatctctaaatctatctatatattagagctgtcagttaaacgcgttattaacgacgttaacgcaaaccaaatttaacggcgttaaaaattgtattgcgcgattaacgcaattactttataaaaaaaaaaaaaaaaaaacatttgcacaaggcaagccgatgcacttcaccatgttgataagagaattaaaatgagaagaattatgggacaaaaaagtCAAGGGATAtgtagcatagaaaaataatttgcgattaatcgcgattaattagagttaactatgacattaatgcgattaatcacgattaaatattttaatcgcttgacagctctactatatatatatacagatatctatatctacaagtttttaatttatattgtagaaagtacatttattttgtgcTACCAATTCATAAAAGGATTCATCTAGCGTAACCTTCTACAAATTGTAAAGTAGATCTGAGATGAAATGTTACTGCTTCTCCACTACAACCGGAAACAGTCGTGCAAACCACGGAAAACCCGGAAGTTAAAAGACGCCATCTTGTGCACCAGGCCGTGaaaccagagcccgtctacgtctcgtattagacattctctggtgaAACTGTTGTTTTGAAAGGAACAGGAAGTCGCTCGTTGTTGATTCAGAGGATTCTGATtcgcttgcatggctttatccttctccctaaaCTGCTGCCCAttggtttggcatagttataatggtgctcaacggcgtatttatgcgggttgatgtaaatgacaacttttttgaaaacgaggTTGTGTGCACGAAGTtctttttgaaaacggaggggggggggggggggggggtaatattCCTTTCTCTTAATACCctgtataaacgtggcctaagTATAGAAGTGCGCGATTTCAGACACAGCATGAGACTCCAAGGAGTCCAAAGGTATGGACTCACCTTTTTGTGAGCTTATTTCGATGAACTAGATGTGAAGGAATACGGTCAATAACATACGTTCCCCGAgttactaccacacacacacacacacacacacacacacacaccgtaacaGCTCAGAtattctatattttatttcaaatgttTTCTAACTTGATCACTCATATGTTTAACTCgacattacttttttttttaatggtttgcCTGTTGGCTCCATTTAGAATCCCTCCCTCAACTTTATTTAAGCCATTTAGCTTATTCGacttaaatgtaaaaatgtcgGCATAGCTCAGAAGGGAGAGCGCGTTCacttgtaaccagaaggttgctacaAATGATTAGTTCTCGGATCATGTGTGTCTGCTATTATGATTTTAAATGATTTTGATTAAATTAAGCAATGCCCATCACATTATGAATGTTGCTGCTCATGTTCGTTTTTGTAACACAGTATCTAAAGTAAGCACAAGTATATCCGGTGAATATTAAAGATTTTTTTGGTGGATGTCCTTAACATAGAAAGAAGTACACTACACAGGGTTTATAACTTCACCTTGTTTGTTGGCGACGTCAGCCTATCACTCACCTTTCAGTAGTTTCCGATAATGCTATATCCCACAATGCTAAGCGGTTCAAGTGCAATTCAAATTTTACAGAAATGTGTCCTACGACAGAATGGCGTAGCAAACATTGATTTCACAATATTTTCACATTAAACAATTTCCATTAATTTCTAAGCTACAATGGACTGTTCATTTCGTGGTGTATGTGCAGCTAGCTAACTAAAtcaattatttaaattgtttgtttattgttacTGCCTAGCAAGATTATTGCTGGGCAGTAATTGAGTTGATGAACCATTTAATGCACCTTTGGACtacaataaagtaataaagGGAAAACAGAACGAATTTGTGAATGTATATAGGAACAGTCATGATATTTATAAAACGGCCGGTTTTAGGCCCTACGTGCATTGTAAGGCAACTTACAGGCAGCTGTGTACAATAAAATCTAAACTATATTATACTACAGCCTAATGGAGCAAATGCAAAATGCTATGTAAAATGCAACATGCAAGTTTAAATGGTTAAAGAATATGCCGtgtccatttaaaaaaaaacttaagacAGACTTAAAATGAATCAAGATCATTTTATTGAGGTCCCCCAGAGGGAaaattaaacaaatcaaaaaatgCTATTCTGAAATAaagcttgtaaaaaaaaaaaaaatacaataactgaAACAAAACCACCTTGACTgcattttcagaaatatttcatgccaaaacaaaaGATGAAGAAAATCAAAGTTGTTTTTAAACCCAGTCGCCCATTTACTTGAGATTCAACGAAGATAGTTATAAGATATAATTTTGTTTCAACAGCTACTAAAGACATATCTAAGCTTGCTAAtattcctctccttcctcatcctcctcaaaCGAGTCAATGCCCACCTCTTCATAATCCTTCTCCAGAGCGGCCATGTCTTCTCTGGCCTCTGAGAACTCTCCTTCCTCCATGCCCTCCCCAACATACCAGTGGACAAAGGCCCTCTTGGCGTACATCAGGTCAAACTTGTGGTCGAGACGAGCCCAGGCTTCAGCAATGGCAGTGGTGTTGCTCAGCATGCACACAGCCCTCTGGACCTTGGCCAGATCTCCTCCTGGAACCACAGTTGGTGGTTGGTAGTTGATGCCAACCTTGAAGCCTGTGGGACACCAGTCCACAAACTGGATGGATCTTTTGGTCTTGATGGCAGCGATGGCGGAGTTGACGTCTTTAGGCACCACGTCACCTCGGTACAGCAGACAGCAGGCCATGTATTTACCATGGCGAGGATCACATTTCACCATCTGGTTGGCTGGCTCAAAGCAGGCGTTGGTGATCTCTGCCACAGAGAGCTGCTCGTGGTAGGCCTTCTCCGCAGAGATGACTGGAGCATAGGTGGCCAATGGGAAGTGGATACGAGGGTAGGGCACCAAGTTGGTCTGGAACTCTGTCAGGTCGACGTTCAGGGCACCATCGAAGCGAAGTGAGGCGGTGATTGAGGACACGATTTGGCTAATGAGCCTGTTGAGGTTGGTGTAGGATGGGCGTTCGATGTCGAGGTTCCTGCGGCAGATATCGTAGATGGCTTCATTGTCCACCATGAAGGCACAGTCCGAGTGTTCCAGGGTGGTGTGGGTGGTCAGGATGGAGTTGTAGGGCTCCACTACAGCTGTGGACACCTGGGGCGCTGGGTAGATGGCAAACTCAAGCTTGGACTTCTTCCCAAAGTCGACAGAGAGCCGCTCCATCAGGAGAGAAGTGAACCCAGAACCGGTACCGCCGCCGAAGGAATGGAAAACCAGGAATCCTTGGAGACCTGTGCACTGATCAGACTTCACACAGACAGAACACGGAATCAGAAACACTTTCAGTAAACATTTTTTCGAAAACCTGaataaaaacattgacataTTGTCTCACCAGTTTGCGGATTCTGTCCAGGACAGAGTCGATGATCTCCTTGCCGATTGTGTAGTGGCCGCGGGCGTAGTTATTTGCTGCGTCCTCTTTCCCAGAGATGAGCTGCTCGGGGTGGAAGAGCTGGCGGTAGGTTCCTGTACGCACCTCATCTGTGTGGTTTAAAGATACAAACAGTGGATGAGAAATGGTTTTGCCATGAGTCATAGTTACCATTAAGTCATTAGTAGATACTTATCCAAAAGCCATCAATGGCCCATTCAAATGCACGTTATTACAAGGAAAGCTTCCACTTGGACACTTTCCACCCCCATAGTTTGTGGTCTTAGGGACTAATGCggatcacttttttttttttttttttttggacttGGTCGAGTATTGAGTGAGAGGGAACAATTGCAGAATAATCTACGGAAACGGTAATCCTATTTGGCAATTATGCCCAGACAATGTACGTCCTCTAAAAGTGCTTGTTTTACCACCGACAGGCAGATACAGTTATTAAGTGTCTGACCACATAATAGAAAGGAGCAGAACAATTTCAAGAATTGTTGTCCGCATT
The window above is part of the Gadus morhua chromosome 20, gadMor3.0, whole genome shotgun sequence genome. Proteins encoded here:
- the LOC115533128 gene encoding tubulin alpha chain isoform X1 → MYVFPLQRECISVHVGQAGVQMGNTCWELYCLEHGIQPDGRMAEKKHDESFTTFFSETGGGKYVPRAIFVDLEPTVIDEVRTGTYRQLFHPEQLISGKEDAANNYARGHYTIGKEIIDSVLDRIRKLSDQCTGLQGFLVFHSFGGGTGSGFTSLLMERLSVDFGKKSKLEFAIYPAPQVSTAVVEPYNSILTTHTTLEHSDCAFMVDNEAIYDICRRNLDIERPSYTNLNRLISQIVSSITASLRFDGALNVDLTEFQTNLVPYPRIHFPLATYAPVISAEKAYHEQLSVAEITNACFEPANQMVKCDPRHGKYMACCLLYRGDVVPKDVNSAIAAIKTKRSIQFVDWCPTGFKVGINYQPPTVVPGGDLAKVQRAVCMLSNTTAIAEAWARLDHKFDLMYAKRAFVHWYVGEGMEEGEFSEAREDMAALEKDYEEVGIDSFEEDEEGEEY
- the LOC115533128 gene encoding tubulin alpha chain isoform X2, which gives rise to MRECISVHVGQAGVQMGNTCWELYCLEHGIQPDGRMAEKKHDESFTTFFSETGGGKYVPRAIFVDLEPTVIDEVRTGTYRQLFHPEQLISGKEDAANNYARGHYTIGKEIIDSVLDRIRKLSDQCTGLQGFLVFHSFGGGTGSGFTSLLMERLSVDFGKKSKLEFAIYPAPQVSTAVVEPYNSILTTHTTLEHSDCAFMVDNEAIYDICRRNLDIERPSYTNLNRLISQIVSSITASLRFDGALNVDLTEFQTNLVPYPRIHFPLATYAPVISAEKAYHEQLSVAEITNACFEPANQMVKCDPRHGKYMACCLLYRGDVVPKDVNSAIAAIKTKRSIQFVDWCPTGFKVGINYQPPTVVPGGDLAKVQRAVCMLSNTTAIAEAWARLDHKFDLMYAKRAFVHWYVGEGMEEGEFSEAREDMAALEKDYEEVGIDSFEEDEEGEEY